One genomic region from Streptomyces sp. NBC_01304 encodes:
- a CDS encoding RidA family protein, translating to MSVTLVNPEGLPKPEVYRQLSVATGSKLVFLAGQVARDADGRPVGQGDFAAQVEQCYLNIATALAGVGGSFDDVAKLTIYVVDWSPEKMPLLGEGVGRAAAKLGIDPVKPITLLGVAALGEPDLLVEVEATAVLI from the coding sequence ATGTCCGTCACGCTGGTCAATCCCGAGGGGCTGCCGAAGCCCGAGGTCTACCGGCAGCTATCGGTCGCCACTGGATCGAAGTTGGTGTTCCTGGCGGGGCAGGTCGCCCGCGACGCCGACGGGCGGCCCGTGGGCCAAGGGGACTTCGCTGCCCAGGTCGAGCAGTGCTACCTCAATATCGCCACCGCGCTGGCCGGCGTCGGCGGCTCCTTCGACGACGTGGCGAAGCTGACCATCTACGTCGTCGACTGGAGCCCCGAGAAGATGCCGCTGCTCGGTGAGGGAGTGGGGCGGGCGGCAGCAAAGCTGGGCATCGATCCGGTCAAGCCGATCACCCTGCTGGGCGTTGCGGCGCTGGGGGAACCGGACCTCCTGGTCGAGGTCGAAGCCACCGCAGTCCTCATATAG
- a CDS encoding MFS transporter, producing MAATPPAPEAAAAPKRRGSMFQSLRIRNYRFWFAGQVLSNIGSWMQRMAQDWLVLTLTGSTFAMGVTVALQFIPMLVLGLWGGVIVDRVRTRRLLAGTQTAMCVLAVVLAVLTLTHVVQTWHVFVLALLLGLVTVIDNPAQQTFVAELVGKDDLPNAVALNSSTSQAARLIGPAVAGLVIHAVGTGWAFAANAVSFLAVLAALALMRVGELHEGRKVAKAKGQLREGLHYVAAHPTLLWLMVLVGVGGTFAFNFPVLLASYTTDVLHDGANTLGLLNSMLGVGSLAGSLMAARWAKPWMALVLASGAAFGLLEMILGVLPVHLWLFIVVLIVTGVVAVVFNAVSNSTTQLSCEPEMRGRVMGLYMLVFLGGTPIGSPLIGWFAEAYGAKAAFLLCGGVTLAAAASITLVLSRIDRASVEPRVEVPA from the coding sequence GTGGCCGCTACGCCGCCGGCACCGGAGGCAGCTGCCGCTCCCAAGCGCCGCGGCAGCATGTTCCAGTCCTTGCGGATCCGCAACTACCGGTTCTGGTTCGCGGGCCAGGTGCTGTCCAACATCGGCAGCTGGATGCAGCGGATGGCCCAGGACTGGCTGGTCCTGACCCTGACCGGCAGTACCTTCGCGATGGGTGTGACCGTCGCGCTGCAGTTCATCCCGATGCTGGTGCTCGGGCTGTGGGGCGGCGTCATCGTGGACCGCGTACGCACCCGCCGGCTCCTGGCGGGCACCCAGACCGCGATGTGCGTACTGGCCGTGGTGCTCGCGGTGCTGACCCTCACCCATGTCGTGCAGACGTGGCACGTCTTCGTGCTGGCGCTCCTGCTCGGCCTGGTCACGGTGATCGACAACCCGGCCCAGCAGACCTTCGTGGCCGAACTGGTCGGCAAGGACGACCTGCCCAACGCGGTCGCCCTGAACTCCTCGACCTCCCAGGCGGCCCGCCTCATCGGCCCGGCCGTCGCCGGTCTGGTGATCCACGCGGTGGGCACCGGCTGGGCGTTCGCCGCCAACGCCGTCTCGTTCCTCGCCGTACTCGCCGCCCTCGCCCTGATGCGGGTGGGCGAACTGCACGAGGGGCGCAAGGTCGCCAAGGCCAAGGGGCAACTGCGCGAGGGACTCCACTACGTCGCTGCCCACCCGACGCTGCTCTGGCTGATGGTCCTGGTCGGCGTCGGCGGCACCTTCGCCTTCAACTTCCCGGTTCTGCTCGCCAGTTACACCACCGACGTCCTGCACGACGGCGCCAACACCCTCGGCCTGCTCAACTCCATGCTGGGCGTGGGCTCGCTGGCCGGATCGCTCATGGCCGCCCGCTGGGCCAAGCCGTGGATGGCCCTCGTGCTGGCCTCGGGCGCGGCCTTCGGCCTTCTCGAAATGATCCTGGGTGTCCTGCCCGTCCACCTCTGGCTGTTCATCGTGGTCCTGATCGTGACCGGAGTCGTCGCGGTCGTCTTCAACGCCGTCTCCAACTCGACCACCCAGCTCAGTTGCGAGCCCGAGATGCGCGGCCGCGTGATGGGCCTCTACATGCTGGTCTTCCTCGGCGGCACGCCCATCGGCTCCCCGCTCATCGGCTGGTTCGCGGAGGCGTACGGAGCCAAGGCGGCGTTCCTGCTCTGCGGCGGCGTCACCCTCGCCGCAGCCGCGTCGATCACCCTGGTCCTGTCCCGGATCGACCGCGCATCCGTCGAGCCCCGCGTCGAAGTCCCGGCCTGA
- a CDS encoding sensor histidine kinase encodes MPSRLQRLPTRARTALTAGCAALLLAGGGAWFLRHSLYEHQLAAARETSLVQARLIALDLRKDGHPSGAPGEPTDTSWMHWLLTPDGADANWMAAAFPGVARALPRAPAGTPAGWSESTTVHLPAVRPGCGFGEQPAPEQQAKAAHCESLAAPLAGQTLTLVATTAVPAGKTEADRYTVYVPVLPFTARRSTDALDPYLLAGVPLSAAVVALVAWFATGRALRPVEAIRTRFAAITAQHLERRVPVPPAEDEISRMAVTINHTLDSLERADVQQRRFVADAAHELRSPLAGLRAGLEVSLAHPEHTDWPQATQEALDSVARLQLLADDLLFLARPDSQGADPIDLRVDLSDLAGDLCTEARHAHPDGPGVTLQATDPAYVRGHAGQLRRLLRNLLDNAVRHARSRVTLTVFAEEGRAHCLVANDGSPIPAADRERIFERFTRLDEARSRDEGGSGLGLAIARAIAQRHGGTLTVSDPPPGQGAAFLVCLPSSPPPEAEPDDSDPPAPAA; translated from the coding sequence ATGCCTAGCCGTCTGCAGCGCCTGCCGACGCGGGCTCGTACCGCGCTGACCGCGGGCTGTGCCGCCCTGCTCCTGGCCGGCGGCGGCGCCTGGTTTCTGCGCCACAGCCTGTACGAGCACCAGCTGGCTGCGGCCCGCGAGACATCCTTGGTGCAGGCCCGCCTCATCGCTCTGGACCTGCGCAAGGACGGCCACCCGAGCGGAGCTCCCGGGGAGCCGACGGACACGTCCTGGATGCACTGGCTGCTGACCCCGGATGGCGCCGACGCCAACTGGATGGCCGCGGCCTTCCCGGGGGTGGCCCGCGCACTGCCCCGCGCACCCGCCGGGACCCCTGCGGGCTGGAGCGAAAGCACCACGGTGCACCTGCCTGCCGTGCGGCCCGGGTGCGGCTTCGGCGAGCAGCCAGCCCCGGAGCAGCAGGCGAAGGCCGCACACTGCGAGTCCCTCGCAGCTCCGCTCGCCGGTCAGACGCTGACGCTGGTGGCCACCACCGCCGTGCCCGCAGGCAAGACGGAGGCCGATCGCTATACGGTCTACGTCCCCGTGCTCCCCTTCACCGCCCGCCGGAGTACGGATGCGCTCGACCCCTACCTGCTCGCAGGCGTTCCGCTGTCCGCCGCGGTGGTGGCGCTGGTGGCGTGGTTCGCGACGGGGCGCGCACTGCGTCCGGTGGAGGCCATCCGTACCCGGTTCGCCGCCATCACGGCCCAGCACCTGGAGCGCCGCGTGCCTGTCCCTCCTGCCGAAGACGAGATCTCTCGTATGGCCGTCACCATCAACCACACCCTCGACAGCCTGGAGCGGGCCGACGTCCAACAGCGCCGGTTCGTCGCCGACGCCGCGCACGAACTGCGCAGCCCGCTGGCGGGACTGCGTGCCGGCCTGGAGGTGTCGCTCGCCCACCCGGAGCACACCGACTGGCCGCAGGCCACCCAGGAGGCCCTGGACTCGGTGGCCCGCCTTCAACTGCTCGCCGACGACTTGCTGTTCCTCGCCCGGCCCGACAGCCAGGGCGCCGACCCCATCGACCTCCGGGTGGACCTGAGCGACCTTGCCGGTGACCTGTGCACCGAAGCGCGCCACGCCCACCCCGACGGCCCCGGCGTCACCTTGCAGGCGACCGATCCCGCGTACGTACGAGGTCATGCCGGGCAGCTGCGGCGCCTGCTGCGCAACCTGCTCGACAACGCCGTACGCCACGCCCGTTCCCGCGTCACCCTGACCGTCTTTGCCGAGGAGGGGCGGGCGCACTGTCTGGTGGCCAACGACGGCTCGCCCATCCCCGCCGCCGACCGCGAGCGGATCTTCGAACGCTTCACCCGCCTCGACGAGGCCCGCAGCCGCGACGAGGGCGGCAGCGGTCTGGGCCTGGCCATCGCGCGCGCCATCGCGCAGCGCCACGGCGGCACCCTCACCGTGTCCGACCCGCCGCCGGGCCAAGGGGCCGCCTTCCTGGTGTGCCTGCCCAGCAGTCCGCCGCCCGAGGCCGAGCCCGACGACTCCGACCCTCCGGCGCCGGCCGCCTAG
- a CDS encoding ATP-binding protein, giving the protein MPYDPASPRRARELTEAFLARPRRRTASVGDERADDAALVVSELVTNATRHGRSLCRLRLKVADDRVTVEVYDSNCALPRIGPLTEDGESGRGLAMVRSLAQHLDVTAAAAGGKTVRAVLAG; this is encoded by the coding sequence TTGCCCTACGATCCGGCTTCGCCCCGGCGGGCGCGCGAGCTGACCGAAGCGTTTCTTGCCCGCCCCCGTCGGCGGACGGCGAGCGTCGGCGACGAGCGGGCCGATGACGCGGCCCTCGTCGTGTCGGAGCTGGTCACGAACGCCACCCGGCACGGTCGCAGTCTGTGCCGTCTGCGGCTGAAGGTGGCCGATGACCGGGTGACCGTCGAGGTGTACGACAGCAATTGCGCCCTGCCGCGCATCGGGCCGCTGACCGAGGACGGCGAGAGCGGACGCGGCCTGGCCATGGTGCGGAGCCTGGCGCAGCACCTCGATGTCACCGCAGCCGCCGCGGGCGGCAAGACGGTGCGGGCCGTCCTCGCCGGCTAG
- a CDS encoding MMPL family transporter, whose protein sequence is MSLYLFRLARWAFRRRWLVLGLWVLAAVAAITLSVVGGGKTDNTFTVPGTESQQATDLLKKKLPALGGGQTQVVFATKGATKVTDPAYKAGIEASIAKLKTVPQVGLVSDPFESKAVSKSGNVALGSVQFTAAPTDVKAETLDAVKAAVAPAQDAGVQVEYSGSVYPGWQLKVSEAPEMIGLLVAFVILTITFGAFVAAGLPILTAIIGIVVTLMSITALASVMTIASTSTTVAMMLGLSCGIDYGLFILARHRNNLLTGMKTEDSVALAAGTAGSSVVFAGLTVIIALCGLAVAGIPFLTVMGVAAAGAVLVAVLIALTLMPAMLGFAGNKVAKFISSPLRPGHHEKVATIAATEPEHTFGAAWARFVVRFRVPVLILGVALLGVLALPALKMDLGLPSGSSKPKHDTARKAYDLTTANFGPGFNGALLVVADGIPDAAAAAPVVGQLSKIPGVVSAAPMAAANDVAVIRVIPSTGPNDEATTDLVHRIRDNRTVIAGDTGATLMVGGTTASNIDVSGKLSSALPVFLIVVVGLAFILLTLAFRTILVPLKSIVGFLLSVAAAFGMQVAMFQWGWGEKLLGITPSQTISFLPIIMLAIIFGLSSDYEVFVVSRIKEEFTKSGDARHAVEHGTGLSARVVTAAALIMFSIFVAFMFTDDPIVKAIGFSFAAGVFLDAFVVRLTLVPAVMAIIGTKIWYHPKWYAKYVPDLDIEGDKLQHQFDAGQAREPAGTAKS, encoded by the coding sequence GTGTCCCTCTATCTGTTCCGTCTTGCCCGCTGGGCCTTCCGCCGTCGTTGGCTGGTCCTCGGCCTGTGGGTGCTCGCCGCAGTCGCCGCGATCACCTTGTCCGTGGTGGGTGGCGGCAAGACCGACAACACGTTCACTGTGCCGGGCACCGAATCCCAGCAGGCCACCGACCTCTTGAAGAAGAAGCTGCCGGCGCTCGGTGGCGGCCAGACCCAGGTCGTCTTCGCGACCAAGGGCGCCACCAAGGTCACCGACCCGGCCTACAAGGCCGGCATCGAGGCCTCGATCGCCAAACTCAAGACGGTGCCTCAAGTCGGTCTGGTCTCGGATCCCTTCGAGTCGAAGGCCGTATCCAAGAGCGGGAACGTCGCGCTCGGCTCGGTGCAGTTCACCGCGGCGCCGACCGATGTGAAGGCAGAGACCCTGGACGCGGTCAAGGCCGCCGTGGCGCCGGCGCAAGACGCCGGAGTGCAGGTCGAGTACTCCGGCAGCGTCTACCCCGGCTGGCAGCTGAAGGTCTCCGAAGCACCGGAGATGATCGGTCTCCTGGTCGCCTTTGTGATCCTTACGATCACCTTCGGCGCGTTCGTCGCGGCCGGGCTGCCGATCCTCACCGCGATCATCGGCATCGTCGTCACCCTGATGAGCATCACCGCACTGGCCTCCGTCATGACCATCGCCTCGACCTCGACGACCGTGGCCATGATGCTCGGCCTTTCCTGCGGCATCGACTACGGCCTGTTCATTCTCGCCAGGCATCGCAACAACCTGCTCACCGGCATGAAAACCGAGGACTCGGTGGCCCTGGCCGCCGGTACAGCAGGCAGCTCGGTCGTCTTCGCCGGGCTGACAGTGATCATCGCGCTGTGCGGGCTCGCCGTGGCCGGTATCCCGTTCCTGACCGTGATGGGCGTGGCCGCCGCAGGAGCCGTACTGGTCGCCGTGCTGATCGCGCTGACCCTGATGCCCGCGATGCTGGGCTTCGCCGGCAACAAGGTGGCGAAGTTCATCAGCAGCCCGCTGCGCCCCGGCCACCACGAGAAGGTTGCCACCATCGCGGCCACCGAGCCGGAGCACACTTTCGGGGCCGCCTGGGCCCGCTTCGTCGTACGGTTCCGGGTGCCGGTCCTGATCCTCGGGGTGGCACTCCTCGGGGTACTCGCCCTCCCGGCCCTCAAGATGGACCTAGGCCTGCCCAGCGGCTCCTCGAAACCGAAGCACGACACCGCGCGCAAGGCCTACGACCTGACCACCGCGAACTTCGGCCCGGGCTTCAACGGCGCCCTGCTCGTCGTCGCCGACGGCATCCCTGACGCGGCCGCCGCGGCTCCGGTCGTCGGACAGCTGAGCAAGATCCCCGGTGTCGTATCGGCAGCGCCGATGGCGGCGGCCAACGACGTCGCGGTGATCCGGGTGATCCCCAGCACCGGCCCCAACGACGAGGCCACCACCGACCTGGTGCACCGCATCCGCGACAACCGGACGGTCATCGCCGGTGACACCGGTGCCACACTGATGGTCGGCGGCACCACCGCATCCAACATCGACGTATCGGGCAAACTCTCCTCGGCACTGCCCGTGTTCCTGATCGTCGTGGTCGGTCTGGCGTTCATCCTGCTGACATTGGCGTTCCGCACCATCCTGGTGCCACTCAAGTCGATCGTCGGATTCCTGCTCTCGGTGGCCGCCGCGTTCGGCATGCAGGTGGCGATGTTCCAGTGGGGCTGGGGCGAGAAACTGCTCGGCATTACCCCGTCGCAGACCATCAGCTTCCTGCCGATCATCATGCTGGCCATCATCTTCGGTCTCTCCAGCGACTACGAGGTGTTCGTCGTCTCCCGCATCAAGGAGGAGTTCACCAAGAGCGGTGACGCCAGGCACGCGGTGGAACATGGCACCGGCCTGTCGGCACGCGTGGTGACCGCCGCCGCGTTGATCATGTTCAGCATCTTCGTGGCGTTCATGTTCACCGACGACCCCATCGTCAAGGCCATCGGCTTCAGCTTCGCCGCCGGCGTCTTCCTCGACGCCTTCGTGGTCCGCCTCACCCTGGTTCCCGCCGTCATGGCGATCATCGGCACGAAGATCTGGTACCACCCCAAGTGGTACGCCAAGTACGTCCCCGACCTGGACATCGAGGGTGACAAGCTGCAGCACCAGTTCGATGCGGGGCAGGCCCGGGAGCCGGCCGGCACCGCGAAGTCCTGA
- a CDS encoding response regulator transcription factor: MDILVVEDDPQIARALNRGLAAEGFSVTHTRDGLTGLDLGRNRVFAAIILDLMLPTLNGYRVCEELRRAGVTTPVLMLTAMSGELDEAEGLDVGADDYLRKPFSYVVLRARLNALIRRTGAGTTTEGLLRAGQLWLDPATRHCGRGTDRIALTGQEYAVLHCLLRADGKVVSKEEILAEAWDAAYTGGTSIVEVYVSMLRRKIDTPYDVHSIETVRGVGYRLAADDA, encoded by the coding sequence ATGGACATCCTGGTGGTCGAGGACGACCCTCAGATCGCCCGGGCCCTGAACAGGGGTCTGGCGGCGGAGGGCTTCTCCGTCACGCACACGCGTGACGGGCTGACCGGCCTGGATCTGGGACGAAACCGGGTGTTCGCGGCGATCATCCTCGACCTGATGCTGCCGACGCTGAACGGCTACCGGGTCTGCGAAGAGCTGCGGCGTGCAGGCGTGACCACACCGGTGCTGATGCTGACGGCCATGAGCGGCGAGCTGGACGAGGCCGAGGGCCTGGACGTCGGGGCGGACGACTACCTGCGCAAGCCCTTCTCCTACGTGGTGCTGCGCGCCCGTCTGAACGCCCTGATCCGGCGCACCGGCGCGGGGACGACCACCGAGGGGCTGCTGCGTGCCGGGCAGCTGTGGCTGGACCCTGCCACCCGCCACTGCGGCCGCGGCACCGACCGGATCGCCCTGACCGGGCAGGAGTACGCGGTCCTGCACTGCCTGCTGCGTGCCGACGGAAAGGTGGTGTCCAAGGAGGAGATCCTCGCCGAGGCATGGGATGCGGCATACACGGGTGGGACGTCCATCGTTGAGGTCTACGTCAGCATGCTGCGCCGCAAGATCGACACCCCGTACGACGTCCACAGCATCGAGACGGTGCGGGGCGTCGGCTACCGGCTGGCGGCCGACGATGCCTAG
- a CDS encoding J-domain-containing protein yields the protein MTERKPLGMTVESWVDKQIREAQERGEFANLPGIGKPIRDLNVPYDEMWWIKQKMAREGLMAMINPVLALRKEAEDALAEAAEAPSERMVRNILEPVNEKITAMLRMPPPGPHLGRKEIDIDEVLREWREAHEKPAWTDHPGKDTSPQSEPKPKPKSKHDWKSRHFHRSARKH from the coding sequence ATGACCGAACGCAAGCCCCTGGGAATGACCGTCGAGTCCTGGGTCGACAAGCAGATCCGCGAGGCACAGGAGCGCGGCGAGTTCGCCAACCTGCCCGGCATCGGCAAGCCAATACGTGATCTCAACGTGCCGTACGACGAGATGTGGTGGATCAAGCAGAAGATGGCCCGCGAGGGCCTGATGGCGATGATCAACCCGGTCCTGGCCCTGCGCAAGGAGGCCGAGGACGCCCTGGCCGAGGCGGCCGAGGCACCGTCCGAGCGCATGGTGCGGAACATCCTGGAACCGGTCAACGAGAAGATCACCGCCATGCTCCGCATGCCACCTCCCGGACCGCACCTCGGCCGCAAGGAGATCGACATCGACGAGGTGCTCCGCGAGTGGCGCGAGGCCCACGAGAAGCCCGCCTGGACTGACCACCCCGGCAAGGACACCAGCCCACAATCGGAGCCGAAGCCGAAGCCGAAGTCGAAGCACGACTGGAAGTCGCGGCATTTCCACCGCAGCGCCCGCAAGCACTAG
- a CDS encoding rhodanese-like domain-containing protein: protein MTTDLITRDELRAAIEAGSVTVIDALGGHYWATQHLPGALPLHPSEAAERAADLLPDRTRPVVTYCSNPACPNSGQVANTLTRLGYTNVRTYKEGIEDWTAADLPTESAADLPAESA, encoded by the coding sequence ATGACCACCGACCTGATCACACGCGACGAACTGCGAGCGGCGATCGAGGCCGGCTCGGTGACGGTCATCGACGCACTCGGCGGCCACTACTGGGCCACACAGCACCTGCCGGGCGCCCTGCCACTGCACCCGTCCGAAGCAGCCGAACGCGCCGCCGATCTGCTGCCGGACCGCACCCGCCCGGTCGTCACCTACTGCAGCAACCCCGCATGCCCCAACAGCGGACAGGTCGCCAACACACTCACCCGCCTCGGCTACACAAACGTACGCACCTACAAGGAAGGCATCGAAGACTGGACTGCGGCCGACCTGCCGACTGAGAGCGCGGCCGACCTGCCGGCCGAGAGCGCCTGA
- a CDS encoding SigB/SigF/SigG family RNA polymerase sigma factor, translated as MATVAGIDPVSTNSYAERHTTGPGSATGAPGLEDLPRLPEPGSVNAADARALSKVLFERLDALEEGTPEYSYVRNSLVELNLALVRYAVGRMGVRGESYEDVVQVGTIGLIKAINRFDPQRGLEFPTLAMPTIIGEIKRFFRDTTWAVHVPRRLQELRIELNKATARLEQRDGHRPTAPELAAYLGLDENDVIEGLVAANGYTAASLDFPSDTESPEDTLADHIGYEDLDLEKVEDLHALKPLLDALPDRERKILALRYGAEMTQSAIGKELGISQMHVSRILARTLGGLRSHLTARR; from the coding sequence ATGGCGACCGTGGCAGGCATCGATCCAGTCAGCACGAACTCGTACGCGGAGCGACATACCACCGGCCCGGGCTCCGCAACTGGCGCGCCGGGCCTGGAGGATCTGCCTCGCCTGCCCGAACCCGGCAGCGTGAACGCCGCCGACGCACGGGCCTTGTCCAAGGTGCTGTTCGAGCGGCTCGACGCGCTGGAGGAAGGAACTCCCGAGTATTCCTATGTGCGCAATTCCCTGGTCGAGCTGAACCTCGCCCTGGTGCGCTACGCCGTCGGCCGCATGGGCGTGCGCGGCGAGTCCTACGAGGACGTCGTCCAGGTCGGAACCATCGGGCTGATCAAGGCGATCAACCGTTTCGATCCCCAACGCGGCCTGGAATTCCCCACCCTGGCCATGCCCACCATCATCGGCGAGATCAAGCGGTTCTTCCGCGACACCACCTGGGCCGTGCACGTCCCGCGCCGCCTGCAGGAACTGCGCATCGAGTTGAACAAGGCCACCGCCCGGCTCGAGCAGCGCGACGGCCACCGGCCGACCGCGCCGGAACTCGCCGCGTACCTCGGCCTGGACGAGAACGACGTCATCGAAGGACTCGTCGCCGCCAACGGCTACACCGCAGCATCCCTGGACTTCCCGAGCGACACCGAGAGCCCCGAGGACACCCTCGCCGACCACATCGGCTACGAGGACCTGGACCTGGAAAAGGTCGAAGACCTGCACGCGCTCAAGCCGCTCCTTGACGCCCTGCCCGACCGCGAACGCAAGATCCTCGCCCTGCGGTACGGCGCCGAGATGACGCAGAGCGCCATCGGCAAGGAACTCGGCATCTCGCAGATGCACGTCTCCCGCATCCTGGCCCGCACCCTCGGCGGCCTGCGGTCCCACCTCACCGCGCGGCGCTGA
- a CDS encoding TetR/AcrR family transcriptional regulator: MARTKDPAVRSLLLDRAAQMLRTRQPVTLRTLVAGTGVSTMAVYTYFGGMDGLWKALRQEGFTRLAAQLAAVKMSADPVRDLAALGAAYLANALESPDLYRVMFDAGFDLEDTGAADETLHRLVRAIERAKANGRFRDEVNPLDLATQSWAIGHGLASLVATGPLPQQALAHGVPMLTALFTSAGDEPNRCGRSVERGWGWKAPARSGSREGESGPRAPHAGPPT; encoded by the coding sequence ATGGCAAGGACGAAAGATCCAGCGGTCCGCTCCCTGCTGCTCGACCGGGCCGCACAGATGCTGCGGACGAGGCAACCGGTCACTCTGCGCACCCTGGTCGCCGGAACCGGTGTGTCAACGATGGCCGTCTACACCTACTTCGGCGGGATGGACGGCCTGTGGAAGGCACTGCGGCAGGAAGGCTTCACCCGCCTGGCTGCCCAACTCGCAGCCGTCAAGATGTCCGCGGACCCGGTACGCGACCTCGCCGCACTGGGCGCCGCCTACCTGGCCAATGCCCTGGAGAGCCCTGACCTCTACCGCGTCATGTTCGACGCGGGCTTCGATCTCGAAGACACCGGTGCCGCGGACGAAACCCTGCACCGTCTCGTCCGAGCCATCGAACGGGCCAAGGCGAACGGCCGCTTCCGAGACGAGGTCAACCCGTTGGACCTGGCCACACAGAGCTGGGCCATCGGTCACGGACTCGCGTCACTGGTCGCCACGGGCCCCCTGCCGCAGCAGGCACTCGCTCACGGCGTACCCATGCTGACCGCACTGTTCACCAGCGCAGGAGACGAACCCAACCGGTGCGGCCGGTCGGTTGAGCGCGGCTGGGGCTGGAAGGCCCCAGCCCGGTCCGGCTCTCGTGAGGGAGAGTCAGGCCCCAGGGCGCCCCACGCTGGTCCGCCAACGTGA